From the Deltaproteobacteria bacterium genome, the window CATCACGCGGTGATGATATTGGTAGCGTTGTAAGTAACCCCGCGTGACTCGCAGCACTTCGCGTACTCGTTGCCGTTCTGCCGTGCCGTGAATGAATTGGCGGAGTTCCTTTGCCCAGTAGTCATAGTAGCTGAGCGTACCACCTGGTTTGAGGACACTGAGCAGGAGCACAAAAATACGGTCGACCTTGTCGGGAGGCAGGTTCAGTAGGGGGAGAGAAGAAACGATGAAATCATAACGGACATCATGAGCGACGCTCTCGATATCAGCCTCATATACCTTCACCATAGGGCCAGAAACGCTACCGACAGTCTGGCGAAGGACTGCCGCAAACGCCGGGTTGATTTCATACAGATCGAGATGATCGCCCTGGGAGAGACGTGACAAGATTGCTTGTGTAATTGCGCCTGTCCCTGCACCAACCTCAAGCACGCGTATCGGTCTCTCCTTGGGTGCTATCGGTGCGACGACTGTATTGGCCACAGCCTGTGACGTGGCTGACAGAGCTCCGACTTCACGCAAGGCGCGTATTGCTTGACGAAAGAAGGTGAGATGCTCGCCGAGTGCTGTCATTCCTAGCTGAAACCACGGCCGCTGGCCGTGCGACCCGAAAAGCTTCGGAGCGATCCGGCGTGCAGGCCCGTCACGCACCCCATAGGTTCTCCTCCCAGGAAGGTCCGCTGGGGCAGGAAGGA encodes:
- a CDS encoding methyltransferase domain-containing protein, producing MRDGPARRIAPKLFGSHGQRPWFQLGMTALGEHLTFFRQAIRALREVGALSATSQAVANTVVAPIAPKERPIRVLEVGAGTGAITQAILSRLSQGDHLDLYEINPAFAAVLRQTVGSVSGPMVKVYEADIESVAHDVRYDFIVSSLPLLNLPPDKVDRIFVLLLSVLKPGGTLSYYDYWAKELRQFIHGTAERQRVREVLRVTRGYLQRYQYHHRVMFTNVPPASIHYLRTSPAASE